From the genome of Scytonema hofmannii PCC 7110, one region includes:
- a CDS encoding type II toxin-antitoxin system VapC family toxin, with translation MKYVLDTHALIWFLEGNSRLGANANSILSDLDSQLIIPAIRLAEAVLIVERGRTSIPYPEDLLSAIQADPCVVIYPLNEEIIRAC, from the coding sequence ATGAAGTATGTCCTTGATACTCATGCACTAATCTGGTTTCTTGAAGGAAATTCACGATTAGGTGCGAATGCTAATTCTATCCTTTCCGATCTTGATTCTCAATTAATCATTCCTGCAATTAGATTAGCTGAAGCTGTTTTGATTGTTGAAAGAGGAAGAACGTCTATTCCTTATCCAGAGGATTTACTTTCAGCGATTCAAGCTGACCCCTGTGTGGTAATTTATCCACTAAATGAAGAAATAATTAGGGCTTGCTGA